The Tursiops truncatus isolate mTurTru1 chromosome X, mTurTru1.mat.Y, whole genome shotgun sequence DNA segment ACTAGATTAGGTGGAATCTTCCCCTTCACATCAGGGTCATTCCCGTGCTCACCCCCAGTCTTTTCCAGACCCATTTCCTGGCTTGCACCTTCCAATTAAGGTTGATATAAATAGACAGTTATTAATATAAGTGGTAAACCAtaaattaatgttattaaataaagCACTGTAGGTTAGTATCATAATAAATGTGATGCATAAGAATGCAATGAGCACTAAAGAGTTTTTTGCTAGAAAATGAAGTTGTGTTTCTCATATATTACCTCCTCTATGAAGCATGTTTCTTTCTAAAACTGTTTAAAACAAACTTAGTTGTCACGTTTGTAAcctatatacacatgtataattGCACTTATCTCATCAGATCAGCTATTTGTTTACGTGAATTTCTCTGACAAGAGAAACTCAAGATAGAAGTTGTGAACTCAAGACAGAAATCATTCTCATTTGTATTTACATCCTTAGCACCTAGTACATTACCTGCCACCAAGCAGGTCTcaataaatgagtgaaaaaaaagtctttaaaaatagcaagatgagacaaacccaaactgaagaaaattttacaaaacacCCGGTTTGGACTCCAAAAGATGTCAATCTTTtggacaaagaaagacaaagaaatattgaGGTACACTTCCAGGTTAAAGGAATCCAAAGAGAggtgacaactaaatgcaacagGTAGtcttggattggatcctggatcaGGAAAAAATAATGCTATAAAAAACATTACTAGACCAACTGACTACATATTAGATAATCATGTTTtctcaatgttaaatttcctgcaTTTGATCACTGTACTgggttatgtaagagaataccCTTGATTTTAGGAGGCACTTATTGAATTACGTAGCGAGTGAAGAGTTGTATTTGAaatttactctcaaatggtttggcaataaaaatatgtatgttaatACCTAAAGCAAGGACACTATAtggcaaaatattagcaattgcTGAATCAAGGTAAAGAGGATACAGAAGTACACTGTGCTTTCTTATAacttttctgtacttttaaaaacttttctaagtaaaaagttaaaaagaatatgTGACAACTAAATTATGGCTCAGGAAGACAAAAATATTGAAGACTTTAACAGCAACTAGGaaaggatttaattttttatttctctgcactatgaaaaaattttgaaattacaATGTAAGAGCTAACCAGAATATATCTAGGTTTGCTCAAACTTTTGATGCAATGACTTAACCCTGAAAACAACATTCCAAAAAGATCAAGTTTAACTAGAAAAATAGTGTATAATTTTGTCTACATTTAATGTTTCTTCCTTTGATTTGCTAATTTAGAGCCTTGGCAAGGACTGTATTTTCCAAGAAtgtcaaataatttaaaacataggTGGGTAAAATGCTGAAAGAGGGAAAACTTATCACAGAGAGGGACTGCAGTCAGCTGCAAACTGTATCTTTCCCTTACCAAACAGGTTTCCAGCCAATTTTCAGGGAACCCTTCATACCTGTTACTAGTATAGCatcataaatgaaatacaaattgtCTCTCCATCCCCCTTTACCTTGAACCACAGAtgttcctccttctttctcttgtccAGGTTCAATATCCACATTCCCAGTTGGTGGTTccttttgttgagattttttgcCACCTAGTTTTGGGGCCTTGGGAGAGGGTAGGTGCAAATAAGAAGTATTGTTATTAATACTATAACAAGAGAAGGCACAAATATACATACTACATGGACGTAACTAATCACCAATCTGAAGAGGCTTTTCCTATATCTTTGTCCATAAGTACTCTTAATAAAGTTACTCTTCCTATATAGAAAATAATCTAAGAAAGGAGTTATCTGCAAGGACCAATAATTCTGGAAaccattttcatcttttctgggctgtgtgttatttgttaatTAATAAGCACAACAAGGAAGTCATAGAGGTGATTTCCAGGCTCATATCAATATACACATCCAGGCAATGTCAGAATATAAGTCTACTTGCTCAATGTCTCAGTCATGAGATTCATTTTTCAACCATTCAACCATTCTCAGCAAGATAGCCCTTTATACAACAGAACTAAATTGGTTCAACAACTTTTtcgattttcttttattaatttctgtcaAGGGAAGTAAGATATTAAAGCACTCACAACCACAGGTTCAACCGTATTGGAAGACTCTTGACCATCTCCCCTTCCTCTAGATCTTGATCTTACTCGTCCACTCATATTTCACACTGAAAGTAGAAAATGGTGAACTGaagaatgtaatttaaaaagactATACAGAACTATTACCATGCTGACTGGAAATTCTTTTTTACATCTGGTGAGATTTCCAAAGTAAGTCTTGAATTAATAATAACTGCCTGCTTGCCAATAACATCAAATAAGGCTGTCAGCAAACCCCTCTGTTTCTCTCACAGCCAATTTGGCAGAGAAGGGACCTTCAAGTacttgactgaaaaaaaaaaaaaggtacgaCTTAAGAGATTCAGTTTCACTCACGAACTCTCCAATACGGAGAGATTTTGTAATATACAGCCACGCCCAGCTTCCCACTGCTGACTCTGGATTCTGTGCTGGTTCGCAGTTCCAGGGCCTCCAGGACCCAGATACCGCAAATAACGCCGCCATGACTCGCTCTACCTTCATCTGAACCCCCTGACCTCCACCGCCCACCGCCCTCCCTTTCCTGCCACCAGGACAAGAGCTATGGTGGCCATGACACCTGTGGGGAGGACGACGACCTCGAGGACCTTCCTCCTCAAAGGCCACAGATCGCACCGCCTGACCCGCCCGAAGCCCGCTGGCTCCccctcacacacacgcacacttagACTCCAGGCAGGACAGATCTGTGGACCTACCTGGTGAGTTTCACCAGGCAGAGAGAACCGAGACGTTAAGACGCAACCTTTACAGCTACGCACGCAAACTGCACAAGGGCCGCCGGGAAGGCGCGCAGCCCTGGGCATGCGCACTGCGTCTCGCGTGTGCCGCGTGGGCTTTCCTCGCCCTCCCACGGACCAAGGAGTCCCGGATGTGTGGTCTGTCTGCAGTTCTGGTGCCTCCAAGGCTCAGACACCTCAAGTAGTGGCCCCAAGCCTTGCTCTACTTTCAACTGCCCCACTCCCCTCTGTGGCCCACCGTTCTCCATTGCTCCGCCCCACCGCAAAGGGCCATAGCCACGATGCCTGTAGAGAGCAAGACAACGACCTCAAGGACCTTCCTCCCGGGGGGCCAAGTATCGCGCTGCACCCACCCACCCGAATCCCGCTGGCTCACACTCATTAACATCTATTCACACACCAGCTGTGACACAGCTGAGAGCCTGGTGGAgaatcagaaaggaaatgaaaatgctaCCTACCTTTCTTTGCCACTTAAACGCGACTTCTGCGGAGTCGTCTCCACCTGCCAAGCCCAAGCCTCGGAGGTAAGCAAGGTAACTCCCACACGCAGACGCAGTAATGTGTGTGTCACGTGGGCTGTGGTTGCAGCCCTCTCTGACCAGGTAGAGGCTCCGCCCTGCCTGGAAGAGAGTGTTGCTTCCCAGTCCCAAAAGGGACTTTGTCTTTCCCTTATCCACACCAAAAATCTTTCAGTTCTTCTGTGTCTAGAACGTTCCAAGCCCTGATTGAACTCTCCAAATTCTTCTCTCAGTGAGGCTGCTTCAGTGGCTCTCAAGAGAGTCCTTAGTCTCCCCAGAGATGAGTGAAAGCTTTTAGGGTCTGAAAGAGTACAAAGGCATTTTTAAGCATGAGAGGGAtccagaaaatgtaaagaaaaggaTTAATAAATCCAAATACATAAGCCTTAAAACATCCTGTGACCCAACATTTCTACTTCTAGAACTTTATGTTAAGGTAACTATATTGGATGTGAACAAAGATTTAGATACATGGGACTTCCAAAGCAGCTTATTTTATAAAAGCATGGTCATGGACTTGCTATAGAAGTAAACCGAGGCACGTTTGAAATATGGCTGTCCATCAAAACGAATGCTGAATGTTTGCTGTCATAGTGGTGCTGCTCACGGTGTTATTAACTAGAAACAGCCGGTTATGGGGCATTGCGTATGTGCGGCATGATTCCAGAAGAAGTGGGAGGCTTTGGAAAAGTTCACCAGCACGACCACACCACCAACCCTCCTCTCAGATAGTAAATATGCTTTGTTTTCCTGAAGTCAGGAGCTTCCAGGGCTCCAAAGACATCTGGTTTTCCAAGGGTAACCCAGCAGATAAAATGCAGCCCTCAGGGTTGTAGGTCTTCTGCACCTGGTGCACCTCAAAGGGTTTCGACATCACCTAGGTGGTCTGGTCCTCTGCTgtcagggaaggggtggggggaggggagggggaggacagcAGCCCACTGCTCCTGCTTTGGGTGAACAAAGGTAGGTGGGTACCTGCAGGACAGGAAGGAGTTTGCCCGGCCTTTCCCTACCCCTCCCCCCCTCATAAAAAACCCTTTTCTGTACTTGCATGTCCAGGATAGTTCCCAGGCCCTGCAGGTTACCTTTAGAGAAGCACATATTCTTTGAGAGTTAGAAAGATCCCTGTGGCAAAAATAGAATTGCCacatccctccctttctccctccctctcccccatcctctcATACAGACAAGCTATGGAGTTAGAGccaagtataaatatataattcttcCTTGATCTCACCAATCAGGGATAACCAGTTTTAATATCTAGTCAGGAGCTGCTTCTACAACTCAGATTTTTATGTGTATGAAATAAAGGTTTATTGAGAAGGACTGAGTTCACATTGTCTTTAATCAGCATAAACTGTGGGTACTAACCTCAGTCTGTTTCTCCT contains these protein-coding regions:
- the PAGE4 gene encoding P antigen family member 4, translating into MSGRVRSRSRGRGDGQESSNTVEPVVAPKLGGKKSQQKEPPTGNVDIEPGQEKEGGTSVVQAFYPPMF